One Nicotiana tomentosiformis chromosome 4, ASM39032v3, whole genome shotgun sequence genomic window carries:
- the LOC104093289 gene encoding F-box only protein 8-like — protein MDGCRPLPEDLLVEILLRLPVESLLRFKCVCKHWYALIRNPSFIEKHFHYKNNRARLLICNLIISNLSKSVTFSLLPGQIVPGVTPEQKTLYQFQRTDFMSITGPVDGLFLVQKPFYDDNVCLALWNPSTREFWPLPPVSFELQSEDYDEQFALGYDPSSRDYKVVCIRRFWDNIGQGAFTRVFVSVYSLRNNSWKNLRSEIPSCCHLNEPIGATYLNGVYYWLSGGLDKICRIRSFDMGSEQFGEMHVLDIPKARWGALMLRGASLAILVCDHPGKAMTSIYEVWVMKQEGSWTKVLTVQPLIDAHWPHGIWEDDKMIFKITETSQLVLYDPTTREVTELGFQLDRTWGHCWVFNYKESLVPIKRGNDNHCQDNAVEQIDHFFNIDYEEDPALLVVT, from the coding sequence ATGGATGGTTGTCGTCCTTTACCAGAAGATCTATTAGTGGAAATTCTATTGAGGTTGCCTGTGGAATCACTCTTGCGTTTCAAATGTGTGTGCAAGCATTGGTATGCTCTCATCAGAAATCCAAGTTTCATAGAAAAGCATTTTCATTACAAGAACAATCGTGCCCGTCTCCTCATTtgtaacttaataatatcaaatttaTCGAAGTCCGTTACTTTTTCCTTGCTCCCTGGCCAAATAGTTCCAGGTGTGACCCCTGAACAAAAAACTCTCTATCAGTTTCAGAGGACTGATTTCATGTCCATTACTGGCCCGGTTGATGGCTTATTCTTAGTGCAGAAACCGTTTTATGACGACAATGTTTGCTTGGCTTTGTGGAATCCTTCCACCAGAGAGTTCTGGCCTCTGCCTCCTGTGTCTTTTGAGCTTCAGTCAGAGGATTATGATGAACAATTTGCACTGGGGTATGACCCGTCGTCTCGAGATTATAAGGTTGTATGTATTCGAAGATTTTGGGATAACATTGGACAAGGCGCTTTCACTCGAGTCTTTGTCAGTGTCTATTCATTACGCAACAACTCATGGAAGAACCTGAGATCTGAAATCCCTTCCTGTTGTCACTTAAATGAGCCCATTGGTGCCACTTATCTCAACGGGGTATATTATTGGCTCTCAGGGGGCCTAGACAAAATCTGCAGGATACGCTCATTTGACATGGGCAGTGAACAGTTTGGGGAGATGCACGTACTAGATATTCCAAAAGCACGGTGGGGAGCACTTATGTTGCGTGGTGCCTCACTTGCTATCTTAGTTTGTGACCACCCTGGTAAGGCTATGACATCCATATATGAAGTGTGGGTAATGAAACAAGAGGGTAGTTGGACCAAAGTTCTTACTGTTCAACCTCTTATAGATGCTCATTGGCCTCACGGCATCTGGGAGGATGATAAGATGATTTTCAAAATCACTGAAACTTCACAGCTGGTGCTATATGATCCTACAACAAGAGAAGTTACAGAGCTTGGATTTCAGCTGGACCGAACTTGGGGTCACTGTTGGGTTTTCAATTACAAGGAGAGCCTAGTTCCAATAAAGAGAGGAAACGACAACCACTGCCAGGACAATGCAGTCGAGCAAATTGACCACTTCTTCAATATAGATTACGAAGAAGATCCGGCCTTGTTGGTTGTTACATAA